In Candidatus Zixiibacteriota bacterium, one genomic interval encodes:
- a CDS encoding aspartate carbamoyltransferase catalytic subunit → MKLSSRHLLQLEGVPKKDLELILDSAVSFREILDRPIKKVPPLRGKTVVNVFYEPSTRTRISFDLAEKRLSADTISFSASASSVKKGESLKDTVRNIEAMKIDMVVVRHRSPGVPYYLTQCLDANIINAGDGTHEHPTQGLLDIFTIRQKYKRIKGLRVLLVGDIKHSRVARSNIWGLKTLGASVAICGPTTLLPYEAERFGIDIYTDINEAMEGVDVVNILRIQLERQKAGLFPSQREYTNLFGISRERLKRLNKNFTIMHPGPMNRGVEITNDVADGPASVILDQVTNGQAVRMAVLYLLSGVDERDSSEDSE, encoded by the coding sequence ATGAAATTATCATCACGACATTTATTGCAGCTTGAGGGTGTTCCCAAAAAGGATTTGGAATTGATTTTGGACTCGGCTGTAAGCTTTCGGGAAATCCTCGATCGACCGATTAAAAAGGTTCCACCGTTGCGGGGCAAAACAGTCGTCAATGTATTTTATGAGCCTTCAACAAGAACGAGAATATCATTTGATTTGGCCGAAAAGCGCCTCTCGGCCGATACCATTAGTTTTTCGGCATCGGCCTCGTCGGTAAAAAAGGGGGAGTCTCTCAAGGATACGGTAAGAAATATTGAGGCGATGAAGATTGATATGGTAGTTGTTCGTCACCGCTCGCCGGGAGTGCCGTATTATCTGACTCAATGCCTTGACGCCAATATCATAAACGCCGGAGACGGGACGCACGAGCACCCCACGCAGGGATTACTCGATATATTTACCATTCGCCAAAAATATAAAAGGATTAAAGGACTTCGAGTATTATTGGTTGGAGATATCAAACATTCCCGGGTAGCCCGGTCGAATATCTGGGGGCTGAAAACACTGGGCGCCTCGGTGGCGATCTGCGGACCGACAACGCTTTTGCCATACGAGGCGGAGCGATTCGGGATTGATATCTATACCGACATTAATGAAGCCATGGAAGGCGTGGACGTCGTTAATATTCTCCGCATTCAACTTGAACGGCAAAAGGCCGGACTGTTTCCATCTCAGCGTGAATATACTAATTTATTTGGCATCTCGCGTGAGAGGTTGAAACGCTTAAATAAAAATTTCACGATAATGCATCCCGGCCCGATGAATCGAGGCGTTGAGATTACCAACGATGTTGCCGATGGTCCCGCGTCGGTAATCCTTGACCAGGTTACCAATGGACAGGCGGTGCGGATGGCGGTATTGTATTTATTATCCGGCGTGGACGAGCGTGATTCTTCGGAAGACTCTGAATAG
- the pyrR gene encoding bifunctional pyr operon transcriptional regulator/uracil phosphoribosyltransferase PyrR, with the protein MKNKKKREILDKSKISRAVTRIAHEILERNSGAESLVIVGILTRGAILAKRLAAIIKDIEGVDLPVGLMDISLYRDDVNSNPDQPIVRTTEILFDISDKNLILVDDVLFTGRTIRAALSQLVEFGRSRTIQLAVLVDRGHRQLPIRADYVGKNIPTNFDDNVRVYFQDSDDIDEVVLYPAGEKNSEPEGGDGK; encoded by the coding sequence TTGAAAAATAAGAAAAAGAGAGAAATCCTCGACAAGAGCAAAATTTCGCGGGCGGTTACTCGCATAGCGCATGAGATTCTGGAGAGAAATTCCGGAGCGGAATCGCTGGTCATAGTCGGTATCCTGACCCGGGGAGCGATCCTGGCCAAGCGATTGGCGGCTATTATTAAGGACATCGAAGGAGTGGACCTTCCGGTCGGATTAATGGATATAAGCCTTTATCGGGATGATGTAAATTCCAATCCGGATCAACCTATTGTGCGCACGACGGAGATATTATTTGATATCAGCGATAAGAATTTAATCTTAGTCGATGATGTGCTATTTACGGGTCGGACTATTCGAGCGGCGTTGTCACAATTGGTAGAATTTGGCCGTTCACGGACAATTCAATTGGCCGTTTTGGTTGATCGCGGTCATCGTCAATTACCGATCCGCGCCGATTATGTCGGAAAAAATATTCCCACCAATTTCGATGATAATGTGAGAGTATATTTTCAGGATAGCGACGATATTGACGAAGTCGTTTTATACCCGGCCGGGGAAAAGAATTCGGAACCAGAAGGAGGGGACGGCAAATGA
- a CDS encoding energy-coupling factor transporter ATPase: MIKFDNVTFSYGENSRPVLSNFSLLINSGEQIAIMGGNGSGKTTLGMLLCGILKPQCGTISIDDNSGNGNHPGFGFLFQDPDNALVATTVEREVAFSLENRNYPLPVMEKIVNRTIKDFDLDNLRERLVWNLSGGEKQRLSLAGVLAAGPQILFLDEPASYLDYRGARKLDEILDEISGKNEKITVIRITQYPTVADKYPRVVIIENGEVTKDDCPDKVFSDPDMLRRAGLRPPMKYLKPRDDIQAVKKSENNIPCVDIDNVSFSYDSGNSDVLNNLTLTINRGEVIGLAGESGSGKSTLAQLLCGIYGHKKGKITFRNKKGRAVMSFQQPERQFFLDTVYDEVAYGIKDNIESIALLNERVEDSLKLAGLKFDLFRNRDPHTLSGGEARRLAFAIVLALEYDMIIFDEPTCGLDENSIRNFSRMVKKLKSDNKAIIIISHNGDVIGELADRIALLDNGKIEYCGDALEFFKFSKYKEVLSPPEVISYQNNNYGSVLTSDATAIFNLDRFSA; this comes from the coding sequence ATGATTAAATTCGATAACGTTACATTCTCTTATGGCGAAAATTCCCGACCGGTCTTAAGTAATTTTAGTCTATTGATTAATTCCGGTGAGCAAATCGCTATCATGGGGGGGAACGGTTCAGGAAAGACCACCCTGGGAATGTTATTGTGCGGAATTCTGAAACCTCAATGCGGGACAATTTCCATAGATGATAATTCGGGAAACGGGAATCATCCCGGGTTTGGATTTTTGTTTCAGGATCCCGATAACGCGTTAGTGGCCACGACGGTTGAAAGAGAAGTCGCCTTTTCATTGGAAAATCGGAATTATCCCCTGCCGGTCATGGAAAAGATTGTCAATAGGACTATTAAAGATTTCGATCTTGATAATTTACGCGAACGCCTAGTCTGGAATTTGTCGGGCGGAGAAAAGCAAAGATTATCGCTGGCCGGGGTTTTGGCTGCCGGTCCTCAAATACTGTTTTTAGATGAGCCGGCCTCATATCTCGATTACAGGGGGGCCCGAAAATTAGATGAGATTTTGGATGAGATAAGTGGGAAAAATGAAAAAATTACGGTCATTCGAATAACTCAGTATCCAACCGTAGCCGATAAATATCCACGAGTCGTTATAATCGAAAATGGCGAAGTCACAAAAGATGATTGTCCCGATAAAGTGTTTTCAGACCCGGATATGTTACGGCGTGCCGGATTAAGACCGCCCATGAAATATCTCAAACCCCGGGATGATATTCAGGCTGTGAAAAAATCGGAGAACAATATTCCTTGCGTAGATATTGATAATGTATCGTTTTCCTATGATTCAGGTAATTCGGACGTGCTGAATAATTTGACCCTGACTATTAATCGGGGCGAAGTTATTGGCCTGGCGGGCGAATCAGGATCGGGCAAATCAACTCTGGCTCAACTATTGTGCGGTATTTATGGGCACAAAAAAGGAAAAATAACTTTCCGGAATAAAAAAGGCCGGGCCGTTATGAGCTTTCAGCAGCCGGAACGCCAGTTTTTTCTCGATACCGTGTATGATGAAGTCGCATATGGCATTAAAGATAACATTGAAAGTATTGCTTTATTAAATGAGCGAGTCGAAGATAGCCTTAAACTGGCCGGGCTTAAATTTGATTTATTCAGGAATAGGGATCCGCATACACTCTCGGGCGGTGAAGCCAGGCGCCTGGCCTTTGCCATTGTCCTGGCTTTGGAATACGACATGATAATATTCGATGAGCCGACCTGCGGGTTGGATGAAAATAGCATACGTAATTTTTCAAGGATGGTGAAAAAGTTAAAATCGGATAATAAGGCGATTATAATTATTTCACATAACGGAGATGTTATTGGTGAATTGGCCGACAGGATTGCGCTTCTGGATAACGGGAAAATCGAATATTGCGGGGATGCTCTGGAGTTTTTCAAATTTTCAAAATATAAAGAAGTGCTTTCACCTCCTGAGGTAATTTCTTATCAGAATAACAATTATGGTAGCGTATTGACTTCGGACGCGACGGCTATTTTTAACCTTGACCGATTTAGTGCTTGA